A single region of the Syngnathus acus chromosome 6, fSynAcu1.2, whole genome shotgun sequence genome encodes:
- the scamp2 gene encoding secretory carrier-associated membrane protein 2 isoform X1 — translation MSAFDDNPFAEPAGVNPFNDPAVTQATSSSVEPVEQYNPFPATESLASQTTPYQPAVLQPSSEPTPQATATAAQANLLRQQEELERKAAELDRREQELQSQGSSGKANNWPPLPKSFPIKPCFYQDFSEEIPSEYQRVCKMMYYLWMFNCVTLFLNMLACLAFFTTSSSYGVDFGLSILWLILFAPCSFLCWYRPVYKAFKTDSSFSFFFFFFIFFCQVVIFIIQSVGIPKWGNSGWIAAFSVINTSKAVGAIMIIVAILFTICAVMSVILLKMVHGMYRRTGASFHKAQQEFSQGIFTNKTFQNAATGAASSAAQGAFQANN, via the exons ATGTCGGCGTTTGATGACAACCCCTTCGCCGAGCCGGCTGGCGTCAACCCTTTTAAT gACCCGGCTGTCACACAGGCGACAAGCTCCAGTGTGGAACCTGTTGAGCAGTACAACCCTTTCCCTGCCACA gagaGCCTGGCTAGTCAGACCACCCCGTACCAACCGGCAGTACTGCAGCCTTCGTCCGAGCCCACCCCGCAG GCGACTGCCACGGCGGCACAGGCCAACCTGCTGAGGCAacaggaggagctggagaggAAAGCCGCCGAGCTGGACCGCAGAGAGCAGGAACTCCAGAGCCAAGGCTCCTCAG GTAAAGCAAACAACTGGCCGCCGCTCCCGAAGAGTTTCCCCATCAAGCCGTGTTTCTACCAAGACTTCTCCGAGGAGATCCCTAGCGAGTATCAGAGGGTGTGCAAGATGATGTACTACCTCTGGATGT TCAACTGTGTGACGCTCTTCCTCAACATGCTGGCCTGTCTGGCCTTCTTCACCACATCGTCTTCCTACGGGGTGGACTTTGGCCTCTCCATCCTCTGGCTCATCCTCTTCGCTCCCTGCTCCTTCCTCTGCTGGTACCGACCCGTCTACAAGGCCTTCAA GACCGACAGCtccttcagcttcttctttttcttcttcatcttcttctgcCAAGtggtcatcttcatcatccagTCGGTGGGCATCCCCAAGTGGGGCAACAG TGGTTGGATCGCCGCCTTCTCCGTCATCAACACGTCCAAAGCGGTGGGCGCCATCATGATCATCGTGGCCATCCTCTTCACCATCTGCGCCGTCATGTCAGTCATTCTCCTCAAGATG GTCCATGGCATGTACCGCCGGACCGGGGCCAGCTTCCACAAGGCCCAGCAGGAGTTCTCGCAGGGCATCTTCACCAACAAAACCTTCCAAAATGCCGCCACCGGCGCAGCCTCGTCGGCAGCCCAGGGAGCTTTCCAGGCTAACAACTAG
- the scamp2 gene encoding secretory carrier-associated membrane protein 2 isoform X2 — protein sequence MSAFDDNPFAEPAGVNPFNDPAVTQATSSSVEPVEQYNPFPATSLASQTTPYQPAVLQPSSEPTPQATATAAQANLLRQQEELERKAAELDRREQELQSQGSSGKANNWPPLPKSFPIKPCFYQDFSEEIPSEYQRVCKMMYYLWMFNCVTLFLNMLACLAFFTTSSSYGVDFGLSILWLILFAPCSFLCWYRPVYKAFKTDSSFSFFFFFFIFFCQVVIFIIQSVGIPKWGNSGWIAAFSVINTSKAVGAIMIIVAILFTICAVMSVILLKMVHGMYRRTGASFHKAQQEFSQGIFTNKTFQNAATGAASSAAQGAFQANN from the exons ATGTCGGCGTTTGATGACAACCCCTTCGCCGAGCCGGCTGGCGTCAACCCTTTTAAT gACCCGGCTGTCACACAGGCGACAAGCTCCAGTGTGGAACCTGTTGAGCAGTACAACCCTTTCCCTGCCACA aGCCTGGCTAGTCAGACCACCCCGTACCAACCGGCAGTACTGCAGCCTTCGTCCGAGCCCACCCCGCAG GCGACTGCCACGGCGGCACAGGCCAACCTGCTGAGGCAacaggaggagctggagaggAAAGCCGCCGAGCTGGACCGCAGAGAGCAGGAACTCCAGAGCCAAGGCTCCTCAG GTAAAGCAAACAACTGGCCGCCGCTCCCGAAGAGTTTCCCCATCAAGCCGTGTTTCTACCAAGACTTCTCCGAGGAGATCCCTAGCGAGTATCAGAGGGTGTGCAAGATGATGTACTACCTCTGGATGT TCAACTGTGTGACGCTCTTCCTCAACATGCTGGCCTGTCTGGCCTTCTTCACCACATCGTCTTCCTACGGGGTGGACTTTGGCCTCTCCATCCTCTGGCTCATCCTCTTCGCTCCCTGCTCCTTCCTCTGCTGGTACCGACCCGTCTACAAGGCCTTCAA GACCGACAGCtccttcagcttcttctttttcttcttcatcttcttctgcCAAGtggtcatcttcatcatccagTCGGTGGGCATCCCCAAGTGGGGCAACAG TGGTTGGATCGCCGCCTTCTCCGTCATCAACACGTCCAAAGCGGTGGGCGCCATCATGATCATCGTGGCCATCCTCTTCACCATCTGCGCCGTCATGTCAGTCATTCTCCTCAAGATG GTCCATGGCATGTACCGCCGGACCGGGGCCAGCTTCCACAAGGCCCAGCAGGAGTTCTCGCAGGGCATCTTCACCAACAAAACCTTCCAAAATGCCGCCACCGGCGCAGCCTCGTCGGCAGCCCAGGGAGCTTTCCAGGCTAACAACTAG
- the mpi gene encoding mannose-6-phosphate isomerase, whose amino-acid sequence MEEVRVFPLTCAVQNYAWGKVGLDSEVAKLVLGGDPLAVIEDGKPYAELWMGAHPKGDAQIKDNRIAQTTLGQWIAHFPACLGSKVKDTFQGQLPFLFKVLSVNTALSIQAHPNRELAARLHAQFPEHYPDNNHKPEMAIALTRFQGLCGFRPVEEILSFLKSVPEFRALVGKEAAEELRSGAGDASCTRQALKKCFTRMMNCEKKVFVDQLNMLVKRVTEESSAGKDTASSNGELLLRLHCQYPGDIGCFSIYFLNHVLLEPNQAMFLGANEPHAYLSGDCIECMACSDNTVRAGLTPKYIDVNTLCEMLNYSPSPSAAKIFPPVQDASDPCVTVYDPPVPDFTVMRIQVTASVKQYTLAPVDSASILLVIEGDASATSPAAPSDVSLKRGSVLFVSANESVILHVASPSGLTMFRACCLL is encoded by the exons ATGGAGGAAGTAAGAG TGTTTCCACTGACCTGTGCTGTGCAAAACTATGCATGGGGAAAAGTGGGCCTAGACAGCGAAGTGGCCAAACTGGTGCTTGGCGGGGACCCGTTGGCTGTCATCGAAGATGGCAAACCTTACGCTGAG CTGTGGATGGGCGCCCACCCAAAGGGCGACGCCCAGATTAAAGACAACCGTATCGCGCAAACCACACTGGGTCAATGGATCGCCCACTTCCCTGCATGCCTGGGCTCCAAGGTCAAGGACACCTTTCAGGGCCAGCTGCCTTTCCTCTTCAAGGTCCTCTCCGTTAACACCGCCTTGTCCATACAGGCTCACCCCAACAGG GAGTTGGCTGCTCGTCTTCACGCTCAGTTTCCGGAGCACTACCCGGACAACAACCACAAACCAGAGATGGCCATCGCTCTCACACGCTTCCAGGGCCTCTGTGGCTTCAGGCCGGTGGAGGAGATCCTCAGCTTCCTCAAGT CCGTCCCGGAGTTCCGCGCTCTGGTGGGCAAGGAAGCGGCCGAGGAGCTGCGGAGCGGCGCAGGCGACGCCAGCTGCACCAGGCAGGCGCTGAAGAAGTGCTTCACCAGGATGATGAACTGTGAGAAGAAAGTGTTTGTGGATCAACTCAACATGCTGGTCAAAAGAGTCACTGAAGAAA GCTCGGCGGGCAAGGACACGGCAAGCAGTAACGGCGAGCTGCTGCTCCGCCTTCACTGCCAGTACCCCGGCGACATCGGCTGCTTCTCCATCTACTTCCTCAACCACGTGCTCTTGGAACCCAACCAGGCCATGTTCCTCGGAGCTAACGAACCTCACGCATACCTCTCGGGAG ATTGCATCGAGTGCATGGCGTGCTCCGACAACACGGTGAGAGCCGGCCTGACCCCGAAGTACATCGACGTCAACACGCTGTGCGAGATGCTCAACTACAGCCCGAGCCCTTCCGCCGCCAAGATTTTCCCGCCGGTTCAGGACGCCTCGGACCCTTGCGTCACCGTCTACGACCCACCCGTGCCGGACTTCACCGTCATGAGGATACag GTGACAGCCTCCGTCAAGCAGTACACGCTGGCGCCCGTGGACAGCGCCAGCATCCTTCTGGTTATCGAAGGCGACGCCAGCGCCACCTCACCCGCAGCACCGTCTGACGTCAGCCTGAAGCGGGGCAgcgttttgtttgtgtcgGCCAACGAGAGCGTGATACTGCACGTGGCCTCTCCATCGGGTTTGACCATGTTTCGGGCCTGCTGCCTCCTGTAG